GTGTCGTAGGTCCAGTGGACGGTATTGGGCGTGCAGGCGCTGCCGGTGAGGTCGGAGGTGCCGCCGCTCGCGACCAGCGCCAGCTTGTTCTTGGCTTTCATGAGCTGGTTGACGGCGAGCGCGACGCCCGAACTGCCGAGGCCCGTGATCGCGTCGACCCCGTCCTCGTCAACCCACTTGCGCGCGATGTTGACGCCGACGTCGGGCTTGTTCTGATGATCGGCGGCGACGATCTCGATCTTCCAGCCTTTCGCTGCAAGTCCGGAATCCTCGACCGCCATTTGCGCCGCCAGCGTCGAGCCGGCGCCGGTGGCGTCGGCGTAGAGGCCCGACTGGTCCTCCAGCACGCCGATCTTGATGGCCCTGGTTTGCGCGCCGGCCCCGGTCGCGCCGAAGCCGACCGCGCAGGCGACAAGATACGCCGAGATCCTGTTGATCCTCATCGCCGTCCTCCAGCGCTGGCGCGTGCCGTCGCCGCCTGCTCTTGCGGGGCCGCCCCGGCGAGCCCGTCGAGAATGGCCGTGAGGGCGACGCGGTCCTGCTCGCCAAGTAGGCGCATCGGCCGCCGCGGCGGGCCGACCGGCCGGCCCATGAGGCCGAGGCCGGTATGGGCGACGCGGATATGGGATTTGGCGCAGATGAATTCGCAAATCGGGAACAGCTCGTCCCACAGCGTTTGCGCCGCAGCCGCGTCACGCCTCCTGGTCGCGGTCTCGAAGAACGCCATCGCCTTCCTTGGCGCGAAATTGCTGCAGACCGGCGCCCATCCGCGTGCGCCGGCGCTGAAGGCCTGCAGGCTGGTCGATTCCCAGCCGGCGATCAGGGTGACCTTGTCGTCCGTCAGCGCCCGGATGGCGCTGATCCGGGAGAGGTCGCCGGTGCTTTCCTTGATGCAGTTGACATTGTCGAGCTGTGCCAGCCTCGCCAGGAAATCCGGCTTCATGTCGACGCCGGTCGTCCACGGGTTGTTGTAGACGCAGATCGGAATGTTCACGGCGCGAGCGACCTGCTCGTAATGGGCGAACACTTCGTCCACCGTGAGCGGCCAGTAGGAGACCGGCAGCACC
This genomic interval from Bradyrhizobium sp. NP1 contains the following:
- a CDS encoding dihydrodipicolinate synthase family protein produces the protein MNKENFWARVFTFLPTPTSEDGERIDEKRLCEEIDYQAEHGVDGICVFGSTGGNGSFTDEEMKAATRLAVKHAAGRLSVIAGTGARTTSGCIALSRHAQDVGCDGIMVLPVSYWPLTVDEVFAHYEQVARAVNIPICVYNNPWTTGVDMKPDFLARLAQLDNVNCIKESTGDLSRISAIRALTDDKVTLIAGWESTSLQAFSAGARGWAPVCSNFAPRKAMAFFETATRRRDAAAAQTLWDELFPICEFICAKSHIRVAHTGLGLMGRPVGPPRRPMRLLGEQDRVALTAILDGLAGAAPQEQAATARASAGGRR